One Pseudomonas sp. AN-1 genomic region harbors:
- a CDS encoding quinone oxidoreductase: MAKAVRFYETGGPEVLRYEDVEVGEPGPGQVRLRHVAVGLNYADTYFRNGTYPIPLPNGMGVEASGVVEAVGEGVTNVAVGDRVTYTGFLNTLGAYSTERLIPAAPLIKLPETIAFETAAAMTMRGLTSAYLMRRIYDFKAGDTILLHAAAGGVGLIVSQWAKLLGLTVIGTVSTEAKAEVARAHGCDHTINYSHEDVAKRVRELTDGVGVNVVFDSVGKNTFMASLDSLKRRGLLVCVGTASGPIPPFDPVLLAMKGSLYMTRPALADYIADPAEKADLAGELFDHVGSGRIRIEINQHYALQDAVEAHRDLESRKTTGSSIFVI; the protein is encoded by the coding sequence ATGGCCAAAGCCGTACGCTTCTATGAAACCGGGGGTCCCGAGGTCCTGCGCTACGAGGACGTCGAGGTCGGCGAGCCCGGACCGGGACAGGTCCGCCTGCGCCACGTGGCGGTCGGCCTGAACTACGCCGACACCTACTTCCGCAACGGCACCTACCCGATCCCGCTGCCTAACGGCATGGGCGTGGAAGCCTCCGGCGTGGTGGAAGCGGTGGGCGAGGGCGTCACCAACGTGGCGGTCGGCGATCGCGTCACCTACACCGGCTTTCTCAACACCCTCGGCGCCTACTCGACCGAGCGCCTGATCCCGGCCGCGCCGCTGATCAAGCTGCCGGAAACCATCGCCTTCGAGACCGCCGCGGCGATGACCATGCGCGGCCTGACCTCGGCCTACCTGATGCGCCGCATCTACGACTTCAAGGCCGGCGACACCATCCTGCTGCACGCCGCCGCCGGCGGTGTCGGCCTGATCGTCTCGCAGTGGGCCAAGCTGCTCGGCCTCACCGTGATCGGCACCGTGTCCACCGAGGCCAAGGCCGAAGTCGCCCGCGCCCACGGCTGCGACCACACCATCAACTACAGCCACGAGGACGTCGCCAAGCGCGTGCGCGAGCTGACCGACGGCGTCGGCGTCAACGTGGTGTTCGACAGCGTCGGCAAGAACACCTTCATGGCCTCGCTGGACTCGCTCAAGCGCCGCGGCCTGCTGGTCTGCGTCGGCACCGCCTCCGGGCCGATCCCGCCGTTCGATCCGGTGCTGCTGGCGATGAAGGGCTCGCTGTACATGACCCGTCCGGCGCTGGCCGACTACATCGCCGATCCGGCCGAGAAGGCCGACCTGGCCGGCGAGCTGTTCGACCACGTCGGCAGCGGCCGCATCAGGATCGAGATCAACCAGCACTACGCCCTGCAGGACGCCGTGGAAGCCCACCGCGACCTGGAGTCGCGCAAGACCACCGGCTCGTCGATCTTCGTCATCTGA
- a CDS encoding 3-keto-5-aminohexanoate cleavage protein gives MNFIDGSLFVESMQKLVITAAPYGPEWMPSDFPEDIPVSMEAQIQKAVDCYNAGATVLHVHVREEDGKGSKRLSKFNELLAGIREACPGMILQVGGSISFAPENDGDVAKWLSDDTRHMLAELTPTPDQVTIAINTNQMNVCEQMTAADIRGTSLADPVMLKAYQEMTIPAGPAWVEEHIRRLSDKGIQTHFQLANITQLNTVERMMRRGVCNVPLILTWVAIGGGFDSPNPYDLANFVRACPDGSVLTLETSMRNVLPLNMMAIALGLHVRCGIEDNIWNQKQTAKMTTVEQIEQLVRLSREFGREVANGQEAREIYRIGTFYKDADETLARNGFAPNRKPGQVGFTQHA, from the coding sequence ATGAACTTCATCGATGGTTCCCTGTTCGTCGAAAGCATGCAGAAACTGGTTATCACCGCCGCGCCCTACGGCCCGGAGTGGATGCCGTCCGACTTTCCGGAAGACATCCCGGTGAGCATGGAGGCGCAGATCCAGAAGGCCGTCGACTGCTACAACGCCGGCGCCACCGTGCTGCACGTGCACGTCCGCGAGGAGGACGGCAAGGGCTCCAAGCGCCTGTCCAAGTTCAACGAACTGCTGGCCGGCATCCGCGAAGCCTGCCCGGGGATGATCCTGCAGGTCGGCGGTTCGATCTCCTTCGCCCCGGAGAACGACGGCGACGTGGCCAAGTGGCTGTCCGACGACACCCGTCACATGCTGGCCGAGCTGACCCCGACGCCGGACCAGGTGACCATCGCCATCAACACCAACCAGATGAACGTCTGCGAGCAGATGACCGCCGCCGACATCCGCGGCACCTCGCTGGCCGATCCGGTGATGCTCAAGGCCTACCAGGAGATGACCATCCCGGCCGGCCCGGCCTGGGTCGAGGAGCACATCCGCCGCCTCTCCGACAAGGGCATCCAGACCCACTTCCAGCTGGCCAACATCACCCAGCTCAACACCGTCGAGCGCATGATGCGTCGCGGCGTGTGCAACGTGCCGCTGATCCTCACCTGGGTGGCCATCGGCGGCGGTTTCGACTCGCCCAACCCCTACGACCTGGCCAACTTCGTGCGCGCCTGCCCGGACGGCTCGGTGCTGACCCTGGAAACCAGCATGCGCAACGTGCTGCCGCTGAACATGATGGCCATCGCCCTGGGCCTGCACGTGCGCTGCGGCATCGAGGACAACATCTGGAACCAGAAGCAGACCGCCAAGATGACCACCGTCGAGCAGATCGAGCAACTGGTGCGCCTCTCCCGCGAGTTCGGCCGCGAGGTCGCCAATGGCCAGGAAGCGCGCGAGATCTACAGGATCGGCACCTTCTACAAGGACGCCGACGAGACCCTGGCCAGGAACGGCTTCGCCCCCAACCGCAAACCGGGTCAGGTGGGTTTCACCCAGCACGCCTGA
- a CDS encoding TauD/TfdA dioxygenase family protein: protein MRVEPLTCSIGAELIGVNLADAVHDDGLFNEIKGLLLQNKVLFLRDQDISRPDHVAFARRFGALEDHPMAPSHPEAPGLVQIYKRPDQPIDRYENAWHTDGTWRETPALGCVLRCVECPPVGGDTMWANMALAYERLPVEIKEQIEGLRANHSFESSFAAAMPLEQRLAMKAQYPDAEHPVVRTHPETGEKILFVNAFTTHFTNFHTKERVRYGQDYSMGGSDLLRYLISQAYIPEYQVRWRWKPNSIAIWDNRSTQHYAVMDYPACHRKMERAAIVGDKPF, encoded by the coding sequence ATGCGCGTAGAACCACTCACCTGCAGTATCGGCGCCGAGCTGATCGGCGTGAACCTCGCCGATGCCGTCCACGACGACGGCCTGTTCAACGAGATCAAGGGCCTGCTGCTGCAGAACAAGGTGCTGTTCCTGCGCGATCAGGACATTTCCCGTCCGGATCACGTGGCCTTCGCCCGCCGCTTCGGCGCGCTGGAAGACCACCCGATGGCGCCGAGCCATCCTGAGGCGCCGGGCCTGGTGCAGATATACAAGCGCCCCGACCAGCCGATCGACCGCTACGAGAACGCCTGGCACACCGACGGCACCTGGCGCGAGACCCCGGCGCTGGGCTGCGTGCTGCGCTGCGTGGAATGCCCGCCGGTCGGGGGCGACACCATGTGGGCGAACATGGCGCTGGCCTACGAGCGCCTGCCGGTGGAGATCAAGGAGCAGATCGAGGGCCTGCGCGCCAACCACAGCTTCGAGTCGTCCTTCGCTGCCGCCATGCCGCTCGAGCAGCGCCTGGCGATGAAGGCCCAGTACCCGGACGCCGAGCATCCGGTGGTGCGCACCCATCCGGAAACCGGCGAGAAGATCCTCTTCGTCAACGCCTTCACCACCCACTTCACCAACTTTCACACCAAGGAGCGGGTGCGCTACGGGCAAGACTACAGCATGGGCGGCAGCGACCTGCTGCGCTACCTGATCAGCCAGGCCTACATCCCCGAGTACCAGGTGCGCTGGCGCTGGAAGCCCAACAGCATCGCCATCTGGGACAACCGCAGCACCCAGCACTATGCGGTCATGGACTACCCGGCGTGCCATCGCAAGATGGAGCGCGCGGCCATCGTCGGCGACAAGCCGTTCTGA
- a CDS encoding site-specific integrase, with protein sequence MNEVERYIEAGTRENTRRSYRSAVEHFEVTWGGFLPASSESILRYLAAYADQLAFSTLKQRLAALAQWHNSQGFPDPTKAPAVRQVLRGIRALHPQQAKQAAPLQVLHLQQAVDWLEREAAQAAECDDLASLRRCRRDAALLLVGFWRGFRSDELCRLRVEDIRAEAGVGMTLYLPHSKGDRDHHGTTYQAPALRRLCPVAAYLNWIEVAGIAHGPVFRRIDRWGHLGEDGLHASSLVALLRRILERAGVPAEAYTSHSLRRGFATWATHNGWDLKALMSYVGWRDVKSAMRYIDPAISFGGLALRPAEADGSRERLPPPYGDGD encoded by the coding sequence ATGAACGAGGTCGAGCGCTACATCGAGGCTGGCACGCGGGAGAACACCCGGCGCAGCTACCGGTCGGCCGTCGAGCACTTTGAGGTGACCTGGGGCGGCTTCCTGCCGGCCAGCAGCGAGAGCATCCTCCGCTACCTCGCCGCCTACGCCGACCAGCTGGCCTTCAGCACCCTCAAGCAGCGCCTCGCGGCGCTGGCGCAGTGGCACAACAGCCAGGGCTTTCCCGATCCGACCAAGGCGCCGGCAGTGCGCCAGGTGCTGCGCGGCATCCGCGCCCTGCACCCGCAGCAGGCCAAGCAGGCGGCGCCGCTGCAGGTGCTGCACCTGCAGCAGGCGGTGGACTGGCTGGAGCGCGAGGCGGCGCAGGCCGCCGAGTGTGACGACCTCGCCAGCCTGCGGCGCTGCCGGCGCGATGCGGCGCTGCTGCTGGTCGGCTTCTGGCGCGGCTTTCGCAGCGACGAGCTGTGCCGCCTGCGCGTCGAGGACATCCGCGCCGAGGCCGGCGTGGGGATGACCCTGTACCTGCCGCACAGCAAGGGCGACCGCGACCACCACGGCACCACCTACCAGGCGCCGGCGTTGCGGCGGCTGTGCCCGGTGGCCGCCTACCTGAACTGGATCGAGGTGGCAGGCATCGCCCACGGCCCGGTGTTCCGCCGCATCGACCGCTGGGGGCACCTGGGCGAGGACGGCCTGCACGCCAGCAGCCTGGTCGCCCTGCTGCGCCGCATCCTCGAGCGCGCCGGCGTGCCGGCCGAGGCCTACACCAGCCACTCGCTGCGCCGCGGCTTCGCCACCTGGGCCACCCACAACGGCTGGGACCTCAAGGCGCTGATGAGCTACGTGGGCTGGCGCGACGTGAAGTCGGCGATGCGCTACATCGACCCGGCCATCTCCTTCGGCGGCCTGGCGCTGCGGCCGGCCGAAGCCGACGGCTCGCGGGAGCGGCTGCCGCCGCCCTACGGCGACGGGGACTGA
- a CDS encoding MerR family transcriptional regulator, producing MTELTAAPSPASGLPLGEELFPIREVVRLTGVNPVTLRAWERRYGLIQPVRTEGGHRLYSQSDIESIRSIIAWTERGVAVSKVGSLLARNSGDKAEAPVEQGSSTGEWGEWQDRLREAVRHFDEVRLEQLYGQVFSTYPLASVFQDVLMPLWLELQQQDGFGQTSQWLFLDAFLRARVLQRLQFSRAAAGRDCVLVAAIPGQCRELELLVTALLLGGDSNPVRVLPPGQPLEELSLVCQEVRPQALVLYSTLAPSAALLRQLARLVLILDCPLALAGEAAVLGEGSLAGSAIACLGNSGRLMQRRLAQFLAGHLDT from the coding sequence ATGACCGAACTCACTGCAGCCCCGTCCCCCGCCAGCGGCCTGCCCTTGGGGGAGGAGCTGTTTCCGATCCGTGAAGTGGTCCGCCTCACCGGCGTCAACCCGGTCACCCTGCGCGCCTGGGAGCGTCGCTACGGGCTGATCCAGCCGGTGCGCACCGAGGGTGGCCATCGCCTGTACTCGCAGAGCGACATCGAGTCGATCCGCAGCATCATCGCCTGGACCGAGCGCGGCGTGGCGGTGAGCAAGGTCGGCAGCCTTCTGGCGCGCAACAGCGGGGACAAGGCCGAGGCTCCGGTCGAACAGGGCTCGTCCACCGGCGAGTGGGGCGAATGGCAGGACCGGTTGCGCGAGGCGGTGCGCCATTTCGACGAGGTGCGCCTGGAGCAGCTCTACGGCCAGGTGTTCTCCACCTATCCGCTGGCGTCGGTGTTCCAGGACGTGCTTATGCCGCTGTGGCTGGAGCTGCAGCAGCAGGACGGCTTCGGTCAGACCAGCCAGTGGCTGTTCCTCGATGCCTTCCTGCGCGCCCGCGTGCTGCAGCGCCTGCAGTTCTCGCGGGCGGCGGCGGGGCGAGACTGCGTGCTGGTCGCAGCGATTCCCGGACAGTGTCGCGAGCTGGAGCTGCTGGTCACCGCGCTGCTGCTCGGTGGCGACAGCAATCCGGTGCGGGTGCTGCCGCCGGGCCAGCCCCTGGAGGAGTTGTCGCTGGTCTGCCAGGAAGTCCGGCCACAGGCGCTGGTGCTGTATTCCACCCTGGCGCCCAGCGCCGCGCTGCTGCGCCAGCTGGCCCGGCTGGTGCTGATCCTGGACTGCCCGCTGGCCCTGGCTGGCGAGGCCGCGGTGCTCGGCGAAGGCAGCCTGGCGGGCAGCGCCATCGCCTGCCTGGGCAACTCCGGTCGTCTCATGCAGCGCCGTCTGGCGCAGTTCCTCGCCGGCCACCTCGATACCTGA
- a CDS encoding PAS domain-containing protein yields MINAKLLQLVIEASNDGIVVAEQEGDDNILIYANPAFERLTGYSVDDILYQDCRFLQDGDRDQPGLAAIREAVKHNRPCRQIIRNYRKDGSVFWNELSITPVFNEADQLTYYIGIQKDVSTEVEAQQRVRELEAEVAELKNQLAALRAKG; encoded by the coding sequence ATGATCAATGCCAAGCTGCTGCAACTGGTGATCGAAGCCTCCAACGACGGAATCGTGGTCGCGGAACAGGAAGGCGACGACAATATCCTGATCTACGCCAATCCGGCCTTCGAGCGCCTGACTGGCTACTCCGTCGACGATATCCTCTATCAGGACTGCCGTTTCCTCCAGGATGGCGACCGCGACCAGCCGGGCCTCGCGGCGATCCGCGAGGCGGTCAAGCACAACCGCCCCTGCCGACAGATAATCCGCAACTACCGCAAGGACGGCAGCGTGTTCTGGAACGAGCTGTCGATCACCCCGGTATTCAACGAGGCCGACCAGCTCACTTATTACATCGGCATCCAGAAGGACGTCAGCACCGAGGTCGAAGCGCAGCAGCGCGTGCGCGAGCTGGAAGCCGAGGTCGCCGAACTGAAGAACCAGCTCGCGGCGCTGCGAGCCAAAGGCTGA
- a CDS encoding TIGR02450 family Trp-rich protein, with product MSQIEPPTPKNPPNRFNPRKLRLSKWTARQPCNREKHFLVVELLEDEAGNLLEVELQAVYSGRSQWLDWRELRDSARWRIGWH from the coding sequence ATGAGCCAGATCGAACCGCCAACCCCGAAGAATCCGCCCAACCGCTTCAATCCGCGCAAGCTGCGGCTCTCCAAGTGGACCGCCCGCCAGCCGTGCAACCGGGAAAAGCACTTCCTGGTCGTCGAACTGCTCGAGGACGAAGCGGGCAACCTGCTCGAAGTCGAGCTGCAGGCGGTGTACAGCGGCCGCAGCCAGTGGCTCGACTGGCGCGAGCTGCGCGACAGCGCACGCTGGCGGATCGGCTGGCACTGA
- a CDS encoding MerR family transcriptional regulator: MHDDRDPRDDFSDDEMAGLLPIREVARRTGVNPVTLRAWERRYGLIVPQRTAKGHRLYSQAQVAQVQQILDWLERGVSVSQVRGLLSDARVPSGADDHGWRARREQLLGAIANLAERALDDGFNQAVALYPPATVCRHLLLPLLEDLHRRWVSLPNAELERAFFLSWLRSKLGARLYHSNRLLGSAPLLLVNCSSAPLEPALWLCAWLVGSAECPVSVLDWPLPAPQLALAVQRMQPRAVLLYASEALDRDALARLLQGVACPCLLCGPAAERQRDQLAAIADLHLTLDPLDAQQCLHRLGLLGLQGELRHAPIDLAP; the protein is encoded by the coding sequence ATGCACGACGACCGCGATCCACGCGACGATTTTTCGGACGACGAAATGGCCGGCCTGCTGCCGATCCGCGAGGTGGCGCGGCGCACCGGGGTGAACCCGGTGACCCTGCGCGCCTGGGAGCGCCGCTACGGGCTGATCGTCCCGCAGCGCACCGCCAAGGGCCACCGCCTGTACTCGCAGGCGCAGGTGGCGCAGGTGCAGCAGATCCTCGACTGGCTGGAGCGCGGCGTGTCGGTCAGCCAGGTGCGTGGCCTGCTCAGCGACGCCCGAGTGCCGAGCGGTGCCGACGACCACGGCTGGCGGGCGCGCCGGGAACAACTGCTGGGCGCCATCGCCAACCTGGCCGAACGCGCCCTCGACGACGGTTTCAACCAGGCCGTGGCCCTCTATCCGCCGGCGACGGTATGCCGCCATCTGCTGCTGCCGCTGCTCGAGGACCTGCACCGGCGTTGGGTCAGCCTGCCGAATGCCGAACTGGAGCGTGCGTTCTTCCTGTCCTGGCTGCGCAGCAAGTTGGGCGCGCGGCTGTACCACAGCAACCGTCTGCTCGGCAGCGCCCCGCTGCTGCTGGTCAATTGCTCCTCGGCGCCGCTGGAGCCGGCGCTCTGGCTGTGCGCCTGGCTGGTCGGCAGTGCCGAATGCCCGGTCAGCGTGCTCGACTGGCCGCTGCCGGCGCCCCAGCTGGCGCTGGCGGTACAGCGCATGCAGCCGCGTGCCGTGCTGCTCTACGCCAGCGAGGCGCTCGACCGCGATGCCCTCGCCCGCCTGCTGCAGGGAGTGGCCTGCCCGTGCCTGCTGTGCGGTCCGGCGGCGGAGCGCCAGCGCGACCAGCTAGCAGCGATCGCCGATCTGCACCTGACCCTCGACCCGCTCGACGCCCAGCAGTGCCTGCATCGCCTCGGCCTGCTCGGCCTGCAAGGAGAACTGCGCCATGCGCCGATCGACCTGGCCCCGTGA
- a CDS encoding nuclear transport factor 2 family protein, whose protein sequence is MADFLRRFADDFARLDKHRLQRLDALYTRDVVFRDPLHEIRGLEALRDYFGEMYASVEDLRFDFHGFDQVGAGEGYLRWTMSYRHPRLRRGAPIRVEGCSHLRWHDDRVYRHRDYFDAGALLYEHLPVLGGVIAWLKRRLA, encoded by the coding sequence ATGGCTGACTTCCTGCGCCGTTTCGCCGACGACTTCGCCCGCCTGGACAAGCACCGGCTGCAGCGCCTCGATGCGCTGTACACCCGCGACGTGGTGTTCCGCGATCCGCTGCACGAGATCCGCGGCCTGGAGGCCCTGCGCGACTACTTCGGCGAAATGTACGCCAGCGTGGAGGATCTGCGCTTCGACTTCCACGGCTTCGACCAGGTCGGCGCCGGCGAGGGCTACCTGCGCTGGACCATGAGCTACCGCCACCCGCGCCTGCGCCGCGGTGCGCCGATCCGCGTCGAGGGCTGCTCGCACCTGCGCTGGCACGACGACCGGGTGTACCGCCACCGCGACTACTTCGATGCCGGCGCCCTGCTCTACGAACACCTACCCGTGCTGGGCGGCGTGATCGCCTGGCTGAAACGGAGGCTGGCATGA
- a CDS encoding SDR family NAD(P)-dependent oxidoreductase — MKRIWLTGASSGIGAALAEILLEQGHHLALSARSEAPLQALADRWPQQVLVLPGDLGDAEQVRAIGQRIATAWGALDCAILNAGTCEYIDARAFEAAMVERVVRANLFSAAHCIEAALPLLRRGHQPHLVAVASSVTFLPLPRAEAYGASKAALRYLCESLRLDLAAEGIAVTLVSPGFVDTPLTRRNDFPMPMRWPVERAARHIAERLPRRPFEIAFPGAFVAILLLLAHLPRRLQLALGRRMSRTTTEDRP, encoded by the coding sequence ATGAAACGCATCTGGCTGACCGGAGCCAGCAGCGGCATCGGCGCCGCGCTGGCGGAAATCCTCCTCGAGCAGGGCCACCACCTGGCGCTCAGCGCGCGCAGCGAGGCGCCCCTGCAGGCCCTGGCCGACCGCTGGCCGCAGCAGGTGCTGGTGCTGCCCGGCGACCTCGGCGACGCCGAGCAGGTGCGCGCCATCGGCCAGCGCATCGCCACGGCCTGGGGCGCGCTGGACTGCGCCATCCTCAACGCCGGCACCTGCGAGTACATCGACGCGCGCGCCTTCGAGGCGGCCATGGTCGAGCGCGTGGTGCGCGCCAACCTGTTCTCCGCCGCCCACTGCATCGAGGCGGCGCTGCCGCTGCTGCGCCGTGGCCACCAGCCGCACCTGGTGGCGGTGGCCAGTTCGGTGACCTTCCTGCCGCTGCCGCGCGCCGAGGCCTACGGCGCGTCCAAGGCGGCGCTGCGCTACCTGTGCGAGTCGCTGCGCCTCGACCTGGCCGCCGAGGGCATCGCCGTCACCCTGGTCAGTCCCGGCTTCGTCGATACCCCGCTGACCCGCCGCAACGATTTCCCCATGCCCATGCGCTGGCCCGTGGAGCGCGCCGCCCGCCACATCGCCGAGCGGCTGCCACGGCGGCCGTTCGAGATCGCCTTTCCCGGCGCCTTCGTCGCCATCCTGCTGCTGCTCGCCCACCTGCCGCGCCGCCTGCAGCTGGCGCTGGGCCGGCGCATGTCCCGCACCACCACGGAAGACCGTCCATGA
- a CDS encoding NAD(P)/FAD-dependent oxidoreductase → MKIAIIGSGIAGLTAAYLLNRRHEITLFEASDWIGGHTHTVDVQLDGRDYAIDTGFIVFNDWTYPNFIRLLERLGVASRPTEMSFSVHDPDSGCEYNGNNLNSLFAQRRNLLSPSFLGMLRDILRFNREALRDLAEERIGGDITLGDYLARGRYGRRFVDHYIVPMGAAIWSMSLADMLDFPLQFFVRFFKNHGLLSVNDRPQWRVIAGGSRAYVAPLTASFLERIRLNCPVWLVERDADGVTLLSPAGRERFDKVVFACHSDQALTLLAAPSLTEQRILGALRYADNDVVLHTDTRLLPERPLAWASWNYRLGGPAHQPAAVTYNMNILQGIEAPKTFCVSLNQTAAIDPARILGRYNYAHPQYSLAGIAAQARWRELHGQQHSFFCGAYWANGFHEDGVVSALRVAEAFGERL, encoded by the coding sequence ATGAAGATCGCCATCATCGGCAGCGGCATCGCCGGCCTGACCGCCGCCTACCTGCTAAACCGCCGCCACGAGATCACCCTGTTCGAGGCCAGCGACTGGATCGGCGGGCACACCCATACCGTGGACGTGCAGCTGGACGGGCGCGACTACGCCATCGACACCGGCTTCATCGTCTTCAACGACTGGACCTACCCCAACTTCATCCGCCTGCTCGAGCGACTCGGCGTCGCCTCGCGCCCCACCGAGATGAGCTTCTCGGTGCACGACCCCGACAGCGGCTGCGAGTACAACGGCAACAACCTCAACAGCCTGTTCGCCCAACGCCGCAACCTGCTGTCGCCGAGCTTCCTCGGCATGCTGCGCGACATCCTGCGCTTCAACCGCGAGGCGCTGAGGGATCTCGCCGAGGAGCGCATCGGCGGCGACATCACCCTCGGCGACTACCTGGCGCGCGGCCGCTACGGCCGGCGCTTCGTCGACCACTACATAGTGCCGATGGGCGCGGCGATCTGGTCGATGTCGCTGGCGGACATGCTCGACTTCCCGCTGCAGTTCTTCGTGCGCTTCTTCAAGAACCACGGCCTGCTGTCGGTCAACGACCGCCCGCAGTGGCGGGTCATCGCGGGCGGCTCGCGCGCCTACGTGGCGCCGCTGACCGCCAGCTTCCTCGAGCGCATCCGCCTCAACTGCCCGGTGTGGCTGGTCGAGCGCGACGCGGACGGTGTCACCCTGCTCAGCCCGGCCGGCCGCGAGCGCTTCGACAAGGTGGTGTTCGCCTGCCACAGCGACCAGGCCCTGACGCTGCTCGCCGCGCCGAGCCTGACCGAGCAGCGGATCCTCGGTGCGCTGCGCTACGCCGACAACGACGTGGTGCTGCACACCGACACCCGCCTGCTGCCGGAACGTCCGCTGGCCTGGGCGAGCTGGAACTACCGGCTCGGCGGCCCGGCGCACCAGCCGGCGGCGGTGACCTACAACATGAACATCCTGCAGGGCATCGAGGCGCCAAAGACCTTCTGCGTCAGCCTCAACCAGACCGCCGCCATCGACCCGGCGCGGATCCTCGGCCGCTACAACTACGCCCATCCGCAGTACAGCCTCGCCGGCATCGCCGCCCAGGCGCGCTGGCGCGAGCTGCACGGCCAGCAGCACAGCTTCTTCTGCGGCGCCTACTGGGCCAACGGCTTCCACGAGGATGGCGTGGTCAGCGCGCTGCGCGTGGCCGAGGCCTTCGGGGAGCGCCTGTGA
- a CDS encoding DUF1365 domain-containing protein produces MNSALYQGWVGHRRFLPRGHAFRYRIGLLYLDLAELDAVLALSPLAGRSRWAPFALRETDFLPQYTRSGMPLADAVRQRVGEALGHAPHGRICLLAQPRSWGLAFNPASFFYCFETDGRLAAILCEVSNTPWLERYHYVLPVDATGESRHRVAKGFHVSPFLPRDLEYRMRLSPPGEQLRIHMEDWQGDAKLFEAALGLSRIELDRRSLHRHLLAFPAMTAKTVAAIYWQALRLALKRVPIFDHQPADGDHRTTRPEPSHEEH; encoded by the coding sequence GTGAACAGCGCGCTCTATCAGGGCTGGGTCGGCCACCGGCGCTTCCTGCCGCGCGGCCACGCCTTCCGCTACCGCATCGGCCTGCTCTACCTGGATCTCGCCGAGCTGGACGCGGTGCTTGCACTGTCGCCGCTGGCCGGGCGTTCGCGCTGGGCGCCGTTCGCCCTGCGCGAGACGGACTTCCTGCCGCAGTACACGCGCAGCGGCATGCCGCTGGCCGATGCGGTGCGCCAGCGCGTCGGCGAGGCGCTCGGCCATGCGCCGCATGGCCGCATCTGCCTGCTCGCCCAGCCGCGCAGCTGGGGCCTGGCCTTCAATCCGGCGAGCTTCTTCTACTGCTTCGAGACCGACGGCCGCCTCGCCGCGATCCTCTGCGAGGTCAGCAACACGCCCTGGCTGGAGCGCTACCACTACGTGCTGCCGGTCGATGCCACCGGCGAGTCGCGCCACCGGGTGGCCAAGGGCTTCCACGTCTCGCCCTTCCTGCCGCGCGACCTGGAGTACCGCATGCGCCTCTCCCCCCCCGGGGAGCAGCTGCGCATCCACATGGAGGACTGGCAGGGCGACGCCAAGCTGTTCGAGGCCGCGCTCGGCCTCAGCCGCATAGAACTCGACCGCCGCAGCCTGCACCGCCACCTGCTGGCCTTCCCCGCGATGACCGCCAAGACCGTGGCCGCCATCTACTGGCAGGCCCTGCGCCTGGCGCTCAAGCGCGTGCCGATCTTCGACCACCAACCTGCGGACGGCGACCACCGTACCACCCGACCGGAGCCCAGCCATGAAGAGCACTAG